The genomic DNA GATGCATGAGCGCATCGAGGAGATGCCCGCCGGAGCCGGCGTGGGGAGCGTCGTGGGCGCTGCGGTCCTGATCTTCCTCGTGCTGCTGATCACTGACATCCTCGGCTTCACCGACGTCTACCCGTTCGTCACCCGCACGGCGCAGTAATGCTCTGGCGGAGTGGTGCGATATTGATCAGCCTGCTGGTGCTGGCCGGTTGCGCCAGCACCAGCAGTCTTCGCGACGGCATGCCGGAGGAGCCGCCCGCGGTAGAGGAGATCGCCGGGGTGCCATTTCACCCGGACGAGACACTCTATTGCGGCCCGGCCTCCCTGGCCACGGTGCTCGGCTGGAGCGGTGTCGACACCACCCCGGAGGAATTGATCCCGTCACTGCATGTCCCGGAGCGCAGCGGCAGCCTGCAAAGCGAGCTGGTGGCCCAGGCCCGCCACCAGGGGCGACTGGCCTACGTGCTGCGCCCGCGCACCGAGGCGGTGCTGGCAGAACTGGAGGCGGGCCACCCGGTCGTGGTCCTGCAGAACCTGGGGCTGGCCATCGCGCCCCGATGGCATTACGCGGTGCTGGTGGGGCTCGACCCGGAGACCGACGAGTTCATCCTGCGCTCCGGTCCCCACGAACGGCACCGCACCGCGGTAAACACCTTCCTGCGCACCTGGAACCGCGGGGAGCGCTGGGCGCTGGTCGTGGTGGAGCCCGGGCGCGTCCCGGCCAGTGCCGACCCGGGACGCTACATGGAGGCGGCCCACGCCCTGGAGGCCACCGGCCAGCAGGAGGCGGCCGAGCAGGCCTGGCAGGCCGGCATCAGCCGCTGGCCTCTGAGCCCCCAGATGGCGGTGGCGCTGGCCAACCTGCACTTCTCCCGGGGCGAGCTGGAGGAAGCGGAGACCCACCTGAAGCAGGCCCTGGACCGGGGTGCGGCATCCGGTGCCGTCTACAACAACCTGGCCTGGATACTCGCCGAGCAGGGCCAATGGTCCTCCGCACTGGACATGGCGGAACGGGCGGTGGCCAAGGGCGGCCCGCACCGGAACCAGTTCCAGCAGACGCTGGACACGCTGCGGGAACAGGCCGGTGACCGCGCCGCCAACGACTGACCGTCAATCCGCCGGCCGCGCTAACCCAGCCAGACCAGCAGTGCCGCCAACGCCAGCATCAGGCTCACCAGGCCGGTCAGCCGGAACCGCAGACGCTGGTACCAGTCGGGCAGCTGCAAGCGGGCGGCAACCCTGCGCTCGTACCCCCACCAACCGAGGAAGCCGGCCAGCAGGAGCGGCATCCCCGCCCAGGGTAGGAGCAGCAGTGATAGCCAGCCCACCAGCGCGGGCACGACGCTGGCGATGTAGTCGGCCGCGCCCCCGGTCGCCTGCCCCCGGGCCAATGCCACGCCCCAGTGCGTGGCACCCAGGAAACTGAGAATCACCGCCCCGTAGGCCATGGTCCAGAGGGAGAAGAACTGCCCGGTCGGGGAGTGCGCCGAGGCGAACAGCAGCACCAGCACGCCGAAGGCAAAGGGCAGGAGGCCGGCATAACCGAGGCGCTTGACCCAGGTTTGCGCCTCCGCCCCCATGCCGGCCGCCGCACCCTGGGCCAGGTAATCCTGCATGCCCCCAACGAACTGCCCGTCCACGAACACCTGGGGCAGGGTCTCCCGCCCCGTCATGGCCTGCAGCGTGTGGAAGCGCTCGCGCATGGCCGCATCACCCATACCCATCCGGACCTCCCGGTAGGCGTGTCCGCGCGCCTGCGCCGCCTCCCTCAGCAGCTCGGTCTCGGTCAAACCGGAGCAAAACACCACGACCCCGTGGTCATCGATCTCCTGTTGAATGGCTTCTTCGTGCGTTGTCACTGCCCCTCCCAGGGCCCCTAGGGCCGCTTGCCGGTCACTGGAACAGCTTAGGGGGCTCACCCCGGTGCGACAATGGGCAGACGCCACGGACCCCGCGCCCGCAGGTCACACCGCTGGCGTCTGGCTACGCCCTTGGTAGAATACGGCAATTGCTGAGCCAAACACTTGGGTTTAGGAGGCGTTCATGTACAGCCCCAGGGGCGAACCGGTGGTGTTCGAACGCGACTGCGAGGCAGTCGTCATCCCGGCCGGCGAGTCCGGCACCATCCCCAAAGGCGCCGAGGGCGTGCTGACCCAGGCGCTGGGCGGCAGCTTCACGGTCTACATCCAGGGGCACCTGTTCCGGCTGGATGGCAAGGACGCCGACGCCATTGGCAAGGAGCCGCCACAACCCCCGGAACTCCCCCCCAATGCCACCGACGAGGACGTGGAGAAACTGATCTGGGAGCAGATGGATACCTGCTACGACCCCGAGATCCCGATCAGCATCGTGGAACTGGGCCTGATCTACGGCTGCGACATTGCCAAGGACGATGATGGCCAGCGGCGGGTGGACATCCGCATGACCCTGACCGCACCCGGTTGCGGCATGGGCGATATCCTGGCCGACGACGTTCGTGTCAAGGTGGGGATGATTCCGACGGTCAAGGACGTCAACGTGGAACTGGTCTTCGACCCACCCTGGAACCAGAGCATGATGTCCGAGGCGGCACGGCTGCAGACCGGCCT from Alkalispirillum mobile includes the following:
- a CDS encoding PA2778 family cysteine peptidase, whose protein sequence is MISLLVLAGCASTSSLRDGMPEEPPAVEEIAGVPFHPDETLYCGPASLATVLGWSGVDTTPEELIPSLHVPERSGSLQSELVAQARHQGRLAYVLRPRTEAVLAELEAGHPVVVLQNLGLAIAPRWHYAVLVGLDPETDEFILRSGPHERHRTAVNTFLRTWNRGERWALVVVEPGRVPASADPGRYMEAAHALEATGQQEAAEQAWQAGISRWPLSPQMAVALANLHFSRGELEEAETHLKQALDRGAASGAVYNNLAWILAEQGQWSSALDMAERAVAKGGPHRNQFQQTLDTLREQAGDRAAND
- a CDS encoding DUF3429 family protein, with product MTTHEEAIQQEIDDHGVVVFCSGLTETELLREAAQARGHAYREVRMGMGDAAMRERFHTLQAMTGRETLPQVFVDGQFVGGMQDYLAQGAAAGMGAEAQTWVKRLGYAGLLPFAFGVLVLLFASAHSPTGQFFSLWTMAYGAVILSFLGATHWGVALARGQATGGAADYIASVVPALVGWLSLLLLPWAGMPLLLAGFLGWWGYERRVAARLQLPDWYQRLRFRLTGLVSLMLALAALLVWLG
- the sufT gene encoding putative Fe-S cluster assembly protein SufT, with the protein product MYSPRGEPVVFERDCEAVVIPAGESGTIPKGAEGVLTQALGGSFTVYIQGHLFRLDGKDADAIGKEPPQPPELPPNATDEDVEKLIWEQMDTCYDPEIPISIVELGLIYGCDIAKDDDGQRRVDIRMTLTAPGCGMGDILADDVRVKVGMIPTVKDVNVELVFDPPWNQSMMSEAARLQTGLI